CCCTCTacttatatatcatcttttgtatcttGATGGTTATACTATTATGAACATGTTAAATGAGTGATGTAAAAGAGTTTATGTTTAAATGcaagaatttatatttgagatcatgcgatgtaaaagagaagaaatgatgcaaaattgtaattgatttcctaagtgtagtttattactttcactattggttattgcttgccctcgtgcaagccactGTGTATACTTTCGCTTATGCAAACtttatactctatctgtacctgttgttgagccttaggcggacaggggaggctctgtccattcggtgtctgtttgacgctctcgaaccggccaaaaggatcgaattcggggcgtgacacttaggGTCTAGTCGATCTTTTGCTCTGGCACATATatctagagtggaagtcaaatcaAGTTCGACTAGTTCTAACACGTATACTTAGAGTCTAGTCAAtcttttgctctagcatatCTATTTAGAATGAAATCCATTTCCAaccgagctctaatacatatacttagagctcatTGAAATTAAATCCGACGAACCCTAGCACAAtaccttagggcttagtcagattCTCACTCTGGcatatataactagagtgaaaaatatattaaactcggttaatcctgatacatacacTCAGCTTCTGTTTGGtatggggttaaggggtgggataaccccttaaccccataCTTAATCCCAAACACCCAtattttggggtggggttaacaaaccccaccccaaaaggGGTTAAGCGGGGATTAGGCCTCAGGGTAGGGTTTGTTAACCGCCCCCCACCCCCTCTTCACGGGTTTGGCATTACCCTCGCATCACTCCCAACGCACTACTGTAGCTCCTCCCCCAACCTCCTAACTCCTTCTTCCCTAATTTCCTCTCACAGCCGCTGCTCCCATCAACCTCATCGCTGCGGGTTGGACGGCGTTGTGTACGCCCGAACCGACAACTCCCTACTTCACCTCCTCACCGTCGGTCGCAGGCCATTCACTGCCGGTTGTAAGGGTTTCGGCAAGCCCGAAAATCCGAAGCCCGTTTCACGTCGCCGTTGCTCGTAAAGCCTTCACTAACGACGGTACcgcttcttcctttcttctccttgTTCCGGGTTGCATCACACTCCTGGATTGGGTAGATCTGGGTAGATCTGAGCTGCCTTCACCTCTAATTTGGGGGTTTTGTTTGTTCCGCTCTCCTCttgttcatcttcttcctccgaACGCCGAATCCCTCCCTCTTCTTCCAACGAACGCCGAAACTGCTCCTCGGTTGCCGCGGGTTGGACGGGCTTGCGTTCGGCCAAAGCAAGTCCTCCCTGCTTGACTTCGTCGCCGTCGGTCGCAAGGGCGTCCGGCCGAAGGAAGTCCTCGGTCGCCGAAAATCCGAAGACCTCCTAATCATCGCCGTTGCTCGTAAACCCTTCATTGTTGGTCGCCGGTTGTAAGGGCTTCGTGCTTTGTGTTGCCGCATTATTTGCTCTCTCCTTGCTTTGGCCGAACCCTGTCTTTGGGCCTTCATTGGCCGAGGTTGGCCGAGGTTCGCGGAGCTTGCCCTCTGGTTCTTTATTGTTGCTCCCCTGCTGTGCGCTTGGTCTGTGTGCTACTATCAGGTCtgaaaaattttttgatattttaccTAGCTGCAATATGAATGCCGAGATTTAGGATTATATATTTGCATGATGGTTGCGCATATGCCGATGATGAATATTGGTAGATCTAATCCAACTTATGAATGTTCGGTTTATGTTGAACATTGGTATGCTATTATTATTGAATTATTTGGTGTTATGAAAGATTTGCGGTTGACAAGGTTTAGTTTATGTATAAAATTGCCATGTCATTGTTGTGCACAGACTGTTGATTAAGATAGCTTGGTAATATGATAGACACAAATAAAGGTTTACAAGTCGTGGTTCGGCGATGATGAAGGTTTGCAATTAACATAAGATGGATGGCATCGATTGTAAAATCTTTGCAACCCCATGTTAGTTGGAAACCACTTGAGCCAACAGTTGGAACGAACCACCTATCTGTGATTACCTTGCTCATTTATCAAATCTATTGCATGTAACTGCTAATTTATTGTCTAGGCTATGCCATTGTGTGTAAATGTGTAGTCTCTATTGCATTACTTATATTGTAGGCAATGCTAATACATTATCTTATTTCGCATGTACTTTATCTCGCCATTGAAATTGCATGTAAATGGTACAGTGTATTGAActcatattcatgcatccatcATGCACTTGTTGATTATTAACTACAGATGCGTCCCTTCAAAAAAGTTTCAAAGTCCAAACAAAAGCAAAGTGGGTTGGCAGATAACTCACCTAATGAGGCTAGCGGTGGTATTCGTATTGATACAAGAACAAGGAGTCAAAATTGGAGCAACATGTTGGATGCACAATTGTTGGGGCTGATGAGAGATGAACATATATTTGGTAATTGCGTAAATGGATCATTCATTCCGATTGCTTGGAAGCGGATGGTAAATGATTTCAACAGTCGAAACAATTTGAACCTAACAAAGACACAATTGAAGAATCGATttaaagtgttaaaaaaaactttcaatttATACTATTCTCTTGCCAATAAGAGCGGGTGGGGATGGAACTCTGACTTGCACATTCCCACACCTGGTGACGCAAGAATCTGGGATTCTGTAATAGCGgtaattataatttcttttataataGCGTCACTCTGTTATTAAGACATGTACATTATATGATAGTATTAAATTGTTAATATTATTTCTTCAGGAGAACCCGGCGTACGCCAGGTGTAGGGATAAGCCCTTTCCCGCCTACGATGATATGGAATTTCTTACCCAAAATACAACTGCGACAGGAAGATATGCATTTACAAGTGCTGTGGAGCTTCCCCCTATAATTGAAAGCTCTTCTGGGTCATCCCCTGGTGAGGATGATACTATTGCTGGCATTGGAATGGCAGCTTGTAATCTCTCATCGGAGCCATTTGAAGCAGGGGCATCTGGGTGCGCTAGATATTCTAACTGTGATGAAGCAAATACGTCACGCTCCCCAAGCCCTCCCGTGATGCCTACAACTGGTGAAAGTGGTTCTGGTCATAGCTCTGGTAGTAAAAGAGCTCGTTCTCCAGAGCCTAGCAATAAGCAAGCACAAACGGCATCTACATCTAGGGgacgaaaaaagaaagtagATGCCCGGACTTCTGCTTTCCTTGACATCGCGGAGCAGGGTAAGGAAAAGCTTGGTTGGGTGCGGCAACTATGTCAGCTAGAGCTGAGCAAGAGCACTGATATGCCATCGCAGAACAAATGCACGCAACGAGTGTATGGGATGACGGGGTTAAGTGATGTTGATATCTTAGTTCTCTGTGATGCGTTTAAGGAAGAGAAGAATCGCAATGCTTTCATGTCATTGAATGACAAGCATGCAAGAAAGTGGGTTGAGCGAGAAATTGCGCAGCAAAATCTATACTATAGGCCGTCATTTTCCGGGAGTTAGACAAATGGCGTATTGGTAGTTCTTCTTTATCGTACCTCGACCTATATTGCGTGTGGACGTGCATATTTTCTAGCTTGTGGTGGTATTGGTAGTTCGTCTTTATCTGAGCTTTGCATAGTTTCTACCATATGCTGGTGACTCTTGATTGTATGACGCTTTGATTTATGTTTCCTCTACTCTTATTAGCTTTGCATATTTTTCTGCTGTTGGAAGATTATGATATGTTTGCGCCATATATATTGCCTCTCGCTATAGTTATATGTTCgtgtgtatttatttatttttgttatttattattaagtGCTGATTTAATCGCTATTTACAACAGTTGCAATTAGAAAGACATTAATGGCGAACCcactatacaaaagaattttttcttCAGCGACTATATCCACCATTATGACAATATTAGATGACGATGATGAATCTATCGAGGCTATGATGCTACTTGAGTTAGAATCTGAACTAGTTGCAAATAGAGTACCCAGACAAAGGTGTCGGACTCGGCCGTTTACCGGACATCAAATGTTGTGTGATATCTTATCTGGTCATCATGAACGTTGCTGCCATCACTTTCGTATGAGTGTAACTACATTTATTGCACTCCGCGATGCTTTAGTCGAGAGGGGGTTAATAAGTAGCACAAGAAATATGACTGCTGATGAGCAGTTAGGCATATTTCTATATGGCGTAGGGCATGGCGTGGCAAACCGAATATTGGCGGAAACATTCCAACATTCCGGAGAAACCATCAGTAGGCATTTTAACAATGTACTACGCGGCATTGTGAGGCTAAAAGATGACTACATAATGTTGCCGTCAAGTAATGCTGCCGTGCATCCAAGAATTCGGGATAATCCAAATTTTCATCCTTTCAAGGTAACCATACACACTTATACGTATAATACATTggtgtataaataaaatttattactaatgtttttatcttttcttttgtaaactGTAGAATGCTATTGGTGCGATCGACGGAACACATATTCCAGTAGTGGTCGAAAGGAGTAAACAAGCACCATTTCGATGTCGAAAAGGGTTCacctcacaaaatatgatggctGCGGTGTCAtttgatcttaattttttatttgtatgcacAGGATGGGAAGGCTCTGCTGCCGATATGAGAGTACTTCGATGGGCATGCGAAAGAGGTGGTTTCGTTGTTCCCGAAGGTAGTGttgctaataaattttttgttagatttaaatatatatgaacacTATTGTAGATAAGTTTTTTATACTAATGACatatggttattatattatttgcagGCAAGTATTACTTAGTAGACTCGGGATATGCAAATACTGAAAAATTTCTTGCACCCTATAGAGGAGAGCGTTACCATATTAGTCAGTTTGACGCAAGCACACGGGCCCGCGTTCATCGAAATCCACGAGATTTGTATAACCACCGGCATGCTCAATTAAGGAATGTGGTTGAGAGGATATTTGGCATTTTGAAGAAGcgtttcaaaattctaaatgtaGCAACACCGTTTTCGTATAAAGTTCAATGCTTGATTGCTATGGCATGTTGTATAATACATAACTTCATTCGTCGTCACCAAGCAAATGATAACATTTTTTCTGATGAGGGTGCAGATGAACAGGACGCTGAAAATGAAGGTGGAGTAGCCGATTTAGTGAGAGTAATTGAGGACTCCCAAAATGGTGAGGATCTACGTGCTAATATTACAAATCAATTGTGGAACActagaatataattttatataaattagataATTGTATTGATATTTGGTAGAATTGAGTGTAGTGGTTATATTGTTATTTGACAATTGTAAGATGATGATGTATGAGATGGATATGCTTTGTAATACTTGCTTATTTATGCCTGTTATGGAATATGTATTAATGTTATATATTGTGATGATATTTTCTGCGTTGAATATTGGTAGGTAGATATGTTGGtagatattctaatttttttactctgttATATATTTGTACTCTTTCAAAATGTTTTGGttgtatatgtttttatttttgattcaaTATGTTGTTATCTTTGTAAATGTTCGTTGATGTGCAGATCAACTTGATGTACATAAATATTTCTGAATTATTACTGATATTCGAATAGCAATGCAAAGTTTGAAAGATCGGAATAAATCGGATTTGAAAACGCCTAACGATACTCAACTTCACTAGGGGCTAAATTTGAAAGGttgaaaattagtatttttggagggtaaaatgatattataactaaaatattaattgtagTTCAGGAAATACTATTGTGagtgaaatttataaatatgacaattttaatattgttgtttgaaaatttgaggaattttcaaaattacaaaagagtagtgaaaaataatttttgatacaCAATTAcgcaaaaatttatataattttaagcctcattatccttctttatcaatcattatctttttatcccacctactccaaccaatcattatccttctttatcaatcattatcttcttatcccacctactccaaccccacctactccaaccaatcattatccttctttatcaatcattatcttcttatcccacctactccaaccaatcattatccttctttatcaatcattatcttcttatcccacctactccaaccaaacactatttttcattattctagactaactccaacctccaaccaaacacaaaaaaactttaaccccactttaaccctgaacttaaccctatacctggaatagctacttttttcttaaccccgaaccaaacggaggctcaGGAATTAGCCACTCCTTACCTTCGGGTAACATCAAACCCGACCTACCTCAAGACATATACTTGGGGTTTGGTCACATCTTCACCTTAGAACATATAATTGAGGTGAAATTAAATGTAATTGGACTCTAAAACATAtccttagagccaattagactctaatgcATAGAGTCTAATATCGACTAGATCTTAATATGTATACTTGAGACCTAGTCAACCTCATATCTGGCTgaatcctaacacatatacaTAGGATTCGATCGATCATCAAGACACGATTCATTCCTTCCcataaaggtctcttaatcgaaggtgcacCTAATCGAAGGTGCacctattgttaattaccccccaATGCTACGGGgataattaacaatagatgcttgCACCTATTGGAAGTCATggacccgcaatacctgatacctatatatatatacatactaatctgaatcatgaatactaccccacgacaaaaatccatcgaccgtgcgaggtgcgtcattcgtggtggcagacagtTACGCGAGCATAAAATAGGAATAAAATAgtacaataaaaagaagagttAATTCACTTAAAGAAGTCTTAATTCATGAGATGATGGCTTAAATTATAGGAACCCAGAAGCATCTTTAGTAATTAAGTTAGATGCAACTTCTTGGAATTACGACACACTAAAACTGGTAAATATATTTGATTAAAGTGAAATGCTCACTTACTATCTTTGATTTTTCGATGATTAAGGGATGTATGTCCATGCTTTGCCATCCAGCAGTGAAAGATGCTAACATATCGAGCACCTTAAACCTAAGAACAATGATCAAATCACACCACAAAGTATTTTGTAGCCAAATTATGTAATGTATTCCAAGATAGCAGTTCTTACCTACATTAATATAAACATCAAAAAGGCATTCAAGAGGAGTGAAAGTAAAAAGAATTCTCGATAGCCGAACTGAAAGCCACTTGAATTAATTCCTAAAGTTGAATAACCTACCAAAACCAAATTGAAATGCACATAACGATGACAAAGATAATTAGGTAATACTCAAAGTAGATACGAAAGACAAATTCGAGGGACAACCCATGAGGATGAACATCAAGCTATTAAAAAGTTCTTGACATATGAATACACAAAccactattaaaataaaataaaatcagcaaattttgtatcaaaaggATCGAATTTGAGCTCTAAATTTTAATACATAGAGTAccacaattaaaaaatatattactaaaaGACATTAAGATTCTGTCTCTAAATTCACCATTCAAGTTTTAAAAATAGTTGatagaagaaatagaagaagaagaatacaaAACAAACCCTTCTActcatatactttttttttttctttttttttgcagagattaaatctaaaatttgaatccacAGAAGAAGTAGTAGCAGAATCAGTAGGATAAGAAAAGAATCTTTAAGTCATTCTTTAATttcaacaccaaaaaaaaaaataaaacttacaaATTCCAAAATAAGTGAACAATATTAGTTGAAATCTACAATTAAGCTTTACAATTAGATTAGATCACCAAAAGAAGTATAAAAGATGGACCTTTATGCTCGGGTgctatatataagtatatatatatattatatatatatatatatatatatattataattgagctagaatacttttagaagtaccaaactccttggtgcttataagtttcAACCTTGGATCTACtcattgattactaatagcctttggatcaaacactatttacctacCACATCATCAAAaccttacatctctccatcAAGGTCTAAAACTTAAAGCACCAACCTTGTGTGCTTTTGGGGTatcctagctcaactatatattatatatatatatattgactatAAAATCAGAATACATAGAAGCGAGCaacaaaattaatagaaaaaaagtgAATCTTTAAGtcatttttaaattagattcaaaaaatatttttatacataaactAATTTCCGTACCCCCTGTAATCGATACATAAATATCACTAGCTCAGATCAAAAtgatttaattttgtaaaagaACATGTGTTTTAAGAAGAAGCTCTTTTTCTCCTTGTATTTGAACTAATCACTATAGAATATTATCATTAGTTGGAAAAGCATCGACTCAAATTGTGAGGacggagattttttttttctatatatatttgatatccTTTTAAATGTTatcgtgtgtattttaattttaaacttgtctatcaaatttcaatgaaaaagaatttaaaataaagtttttacgtgattattacttttcacttaaagtgaatagtaacctgtATTTCTGGCAATGACTGAGAAGAGAGGTGGTCTTCGAACATTAATCGGACTCTGTTTCGGATGATCCAATAGTTCATTTTCAATGGTCCAACTGCGCAGAAGCCAATGGCATTGATGGATTTTATATTTGACGTAGGTTTTCAAGGACCTTTCTATAAGAGGAATGTATTAGAGAGGGACTGAAATATGAATTTTCAGAGTTGGGAGAGTTTGGAGTGATTATTCTCCAAGAATAGTGGTATATAGGCTTAGGGTTGGATTTGGGAATTTTggaacccaaaccctagacctcaaccctcctcctctcctccttgtCCACCTGAGAGAGGGTTCTGCCCCTGCTGGCcaccgaagaagaagaaacgactttttcttccctttctctccatatctctttctctatcttctATGGTGGTGTGAAGGAAGGAGCCCCAGCACCCTTGTAACCGTGTTGCCAACCACCGAGACAGCCGCCGCCATCCTTCCGGACTCCGGCGACCCTTCCTTGGCACCCCCGTGCCCAGCCGGAGCCGGAGCCGTCGCCGCCGTGGATTTCTCCTCTCGAGCAGCTCGGGGCAAGGTGACCCGAGACCTCTCCAgccgcggccgcggccgcggcggccgACGACCCCCGGTGCTGACTCCTTCAGCCTCAGGCAACCCATTGCTGTCGGTCCCTACCTCCCCCATCCGCCGCTATTGCCGCAGGGGAACCCGAGCTCCAACCTCTCTGTGTGCTGTCCGGGCTTcaccaaccaccgccgctgccacTCCCTGTTGTTGGCCGAAGGGAGCACGAGGCTTCCCTCCCCCTCCGCAGCCGACCTCAGCTGGCTCGCATGCTGGCAAGCCGCCGGCGGTCGGACGGAGTCATTATTCTCCTTGCTTGGCAGCCTAGGGCACGATTTTGCCTCATTCGCATTTTTCGATAATCCGAAGCTCCCCGACCTTCCCGAAAGTGAGCACGGCGATCCTCATCACCCGCtgatcaccatgctcacctctACTGCAATCGACAAAGCTCCGATGCGCCCGTGGGACTCGACTGCTTCTAAGAGCATGGAGGAGTTTTTTCGCTATTTCGAAGGCACCCGGCCTTCGACAGTGAGCACGAGCATCATCTCATCGAGAGAATCAAATCGACTGGTTGGTTGGATCCTCTATGATGCGGATCTGGATATCGAGCTCGAAACTCGTgtttgttaaggattttgtattggcaagtttcgtgaagtgagtcggagtcttgaagaatcggtgtGTGTCGTCGAcgattgaagaattcaagatttcgaagaagttggaaaataactcacgatatGAATCATGACGtaaaggtaaagttttaattcatgttatggtgattcatgcttaattataggcattagaatcatataatcaaagtttagttgattagaaaaTGCTTCGGAACTTTGCGGAACCCGAAACGGtgcaaaatctgaaaaattgcattgtgtaccggtacagccattatcccgtaccggtacagccatcaactttgGCTTCGAAAAtttgttccgtcattgtgtaaccggtgacagcattTCGCGTACCCGTAGCAAGTGAttaaatcgtgaaaactttctaatagACTCCCatgataaaactaaaataaggtCTATTGGGCTTCTTAACACAATAAGCAAAAGAATGAACATGTTTTAGACACCCCTAACGAGCTCGATATTCATTGCGAAACCTATTTCTACAAATTACCTTCTTAGATAAATGAGATATTCGTatcgcattctctatatgtcgatatGAAGCCGCTTCGCTGGATtctttccctggttttctacgatacccTAAAGCGAAGCTCACAATAACAACATATGCTCTTCATCGAACGCGTCGTGGGATTCGTCGTGAACAAgacgttcgtggattcggatcgtgggctcgtggattcgagtggcgtcgtggattcgacgtgattgaagcttcgtggattcgaagtggaggcgttcgtggattcggacgtgagggcgtggacaacccggagggtagcgcgaagattcataggaggttaagagaggttgagtccgtggagtcggtaatcaccttgtaatcttttctcttagtgaattgttttttcgcgtgttggtcccgtgggtttttctccaagttggagttttcccacgtaaatctcggtgtgctttttattttccgcatttatttttattgcatcgagatttgtggtttttttggcctttcacctatttcccccccctctaggtgatagatacaatctagatagatccttgggctcctcaaaactttcagtgTTTACATACTATTTGTATAGTAATTAATGTATAATGGGTTATTTACAAATTGTATGCTTTGGGGACCCCATGCAAAGCATCGGATAGCGTGTGATTGCTGTTAGCAACCTCATGACTGATCATCAAAGGTCCGAGAGTCGTCACGAAGTGGAAACGGGGTCCCACGTTTGGCAAAAATTTGCCGATCGGACGCAGTTTATGTGCGATTTTAGGACTTTGGCCATTCGAATGCCCTAGAGACCCCACCAAGCCTTGTTGGTTGGTTACTACCGCCACCTTTGAAGACTGGAGTTGGTGGATGAGCGGCGGAGGGATTTTGATGCGTTTTCTGGCGAAATCGCCGGTAGAATGCGGTTTCGCGTCGCGATGAGTTTCCGGTTGTGTGGTCACCTCGGAAATCATCGCCTAGCCTCGTTGGCTAGCCGTCAGGGTCGCCTCATCTGTTCAGAGGTGAAGATGAGTGACGGAGGTATCCGGTGCCAAAATGGACACTTCCGAAAGCCCGATAGTGAACGGTCGATCGGCGACGATCGAGTTGACTTGGAGACTTGTGTTTACTGTTTGTACAACCAAATAGGTGTGTTTTGGGATAGTGGGTGACTCCCGATGTGAGTCGGTGCATTTAGGGATGTTTTGTAGGTCCTGGGGGCATCGCGATGCATTTTCGGGACTCCTGGCGAGCTCGGGAATcaattttgggaaaccgattctgcGGGCAGTTTTGGGTTTGTGAGAGATGTGTTTTGAGTCATGTGGATTATATCCAGACTCAGTGGACCTATCATAGGTCCGGTCGGCGTTCCTCGCCTCGCAGGAGCTAGATGCGGTGACGgacacaggtgggtacttcgatccgaagtcgattaagtggtgcacgctcggtgatattccTTTCCTCCCTACCTTTTACTacttacatatatacatattcgGTGCTTGAGTGCTTCACCACATGACTTCGACCTTTGCTCTACTTAATATACTCTTATGTTTGCCGTGACATAGAAGTAGAACGGTAATGGCACTGGCATTTATATTcttgttgacctgagtggtcgatGCCTATGTACTTATAGTGTCATTGATCTCGCAATTTCCAGTTGACCAGAGTGATCGGTTCCCTTATACTCTTATCGTTGTTGACTTCCTACTTTcttgttgacctgagtggtcggtacttgcatacctgagaggatgttgagcttgtctatcctagttgacctgagtggtcggtacttgtgttcctGTACAGCTTAGATGACTTGTTGGTCGGTGTACCCCGAGGGCAGTGATTGTTGGCCATTCGTCGACGATTGGCTATTGACCATATTCACATCGATTGCCACAGCTTGACagtatttcacgaacaccagcggtctcaTCCCCCCGTAGAatggtgttctttttcgaaaaaatggTTGGTTTctaaccc
This genomic interval from Ananas comosus cultivar F153 linkage group 8, ASM154086v1, whole genome shotgun sequence contains the following:
- the LOC109714404 gene encoding uncharacterized protein LOC109714404; protein product: MTADEQLGIFLYGVGHGVANRILAETFQHSGETISRHFNNVLRGIVRLKDDYIMLPSSNAAVHPRIRDNPNFHPFKNAIGAIDGTHIPVVVERSKQAPFRCRKGFTSQNMMAAVSFDLNFLFVCTGWEGSAADMRVLRWACERGGFVVPEGKYYLVDSGYANTEKFLAPYRGERYHISQFDASTRARVHRNPRDLYNHRHAQLRNVVERIFGILKKRFKILNVATPFSYKVQCLIAMACCIIHNFIRRHQANDNIFSDEGADEQDAENEGGVADLVRVIEDSQNGEDLRANITNQLWNTRI